CAGGCAGAGCTGGTAGTCATTCAGAGATTTTTGCATACTTTAATTCACCCACTCCACCAACATATATGGCATTGACTGAGGCAGTCAATGATACTCTTTAAGAAGGCCAAGGTCTAGCAGAGGGAGACAGAAGCATAAATAAGTACACGAGTACCATGGGAACTATACTGGTCTACAGACTGCAGGCTCATGGGGGCAGTAAAACAGAAGCCCCTAGTGCGTGTAGTTCACAtgctgggttgggggtgggggggacaggaTTTAGCTCCCAGCTAAAAAGAACTTCttgcttccttatccttcacctTTTCCGAGAGGCCGCCAACATTTTCAGCTGCCAATTCTTCCTGGCAGGCCGACCCAGGCGTTCTCCCTCCACCGGCCTTTCGCAGGCCAGTGCGAGAGGTTCCCTGCACGCAGAGCGGATGCAGGCCCCAGGGCTGAGCAGAAGGGGGCTGGCTCTCGCCACAGCTTCGCTCCCACGCGAACCCCAGCGGCTCTGGCGAGAAGGGGCCGCCGGAAGGGCGAGCTGGCCGGCGCCTCCAGGGGTTGGACTCCTGACCAGCTGGGCGGGACTCAGGCTGCAATATAAGGGGGAGCGCCCCTGTCCCGGCTACAGTGCTGAAGCTGGAGCGTCAGCAGGCACCAGAAGGCAACTTGAAACTCACGAACCAGAGGAACTGAAAAAGACGCAGCAGGTCTGATTTCTACTTTGATTAATTAGTACCAATGAATGGAAGGCGGGTGGTTTTGTGGGCGTGCGCGAGCTCGCCGGACTGGCAGGGGATTGTTGGCGCTTGGTACCCCCGAGGGCTCTGGATAGGTGTCCAGCCACTCTCGAGAGGCCCCCAAACTCATTCGCTTCTCTCCCCCGCAGGAGCGCTTCTTCCCGccactcccagccccagcctcgGAGGATGGGGCTCCTCGGGAAACTCCGCGCCTCGGCGGCGGGCAGCGCGCCTCTGGAGCCTGCCTTCTCCAATGTGCTCACCCCGAACCGCATCCCCGAGTTCTTCATCCCGCCGCGACTGCCCACCCCCTATGCTCCCGAGTCCTCGCCCTCGGCCGCCGCGCTGCCCCGGAGGTGCGCTGCTGAGCCGGACCTTTGGCTTCGAGGAGCCGACGACGGCGCGGGGCGCACGGACTGGGACCCGCGCTCGCAGGCCGCACTCTCACTGCCGCACCTGCCCCGGGCACGCACCGCCTACGGCTTCTGCGCGCTGCTCGAGAGCCCGCACACCCGCCGCAAGGAGTCGCTCTTCCTCGGGGGCCCGGGCATCGCCGCGCTCCCGCCCGCGCCCCGTCCCCGGGCCCACACCTACGGGGGCGGCGGCGGAGACCCCCCCATGGCGCCCGGGGCGAGAGCGCCCATTGCGACCCCCAAAGCCCACGGTAGCCCCAGCCCATCCTTGGACACGCTCGCTCCGCCGCCCCGCTGCCGCCGCCTCCTACGCGCCCCGGAGGGGCTGCTGCGCCGAGCATTGCGGGCCGGGAGGAGCCGAGGCCTGACCCGCGCCCGCTCCGTCTCCAGCGGGGACGGGGAAGATGATGACGAGGACGAACGCCGCGCCAGCTCTGAGTCCCCGACGCGGGCCCCCGTCCCATCCCTTTCGCCGCATCGCGACCCGCGTCCCGAGCGCCTGGAGGCCGAGGGCACCGTAACTCTGGGCCGCGCCGGGGGCGCCCTGCGCCTGGCCGCCGAATACAATCGGGCCAGCGGGCGCCTCCGCGTCCGGTTGCTCCGTGCTGAGGGCCCGGCCGGAGGGGCCGCCGAGCCCCGCGCCCCGGTCGGCTGCCGGATCAGCTTCGTCCTGAAGCCGCGGGGCGCCGTGGTCCGGCGGAGTCGCAGGGCCGTCTTGGAGCAGGACTTGTGCTTGGACGGGCTCTCGGAGGACGAGGTGCGCCGCCTGGCCGTGCGCGTCAAGGCCGAGAACCGGGGCCGCGGACTGGAGCGGGGCCGCCTGCTGGGCCAGGGCGAGCTGCTGCTGGGCCCCCTCCTGCTCCTCTGAGGGCGCGCTCTGCCGCGGGGTCTCTCGGGCACTGATAGCCCCTTTgtacaaaataaatgttatttatttatttttctaatcatGTTCTTGCTTTGTTGCCGTTTTAATTCTTAGATGTCCGGATTTGTCATCGTTTATTGGTAGGGAAGGATAAAATTATGATTCCCTCCTCTAGTCAAAACACTCAATCCTTTTTTCCaggcttccccccccccccataaaagATTGGCTTGCGGCTGGACGAAAGGAAGAAGAACCACACTCTATCTGCGTTGTTTTGTCACTCCTAATTTATTAATATAGCAGTACCAAACGACTTacgggtttttaaaaaaaatgtgattccTTCAGAATCATGCCCAATGCCAAGATGCACATAGACAGCTTTCCATGTTTGGTGTGGTGTGGGTTCATGTTCTCATTCGTGCACACACACCTCAGGGTGGGAACCTTCTGTCACACGGATACCTTGGTGAGAAAAGAATTCCTTTCCCATGAAGAAAGAACAGCATCTTTTTGAAAGTGGAGTCTTCAATAATgggtgaggaagaagaaaagagaggaagcaaAGGAGTTTCCAGTGGGTGGTATGTGGGCAGTAAATACTCCTGGCCTCCCCTTCTGCCTTCTCCAGAAGGAGCCCTGGGAAATCGGGCTATTTCAGAAGGGAAGTCATTCCTATCTCTGTAAACAAGGTGATATTTGTGGCTTTATTTCTACCTAGCTATATGTATGGTGCAccgtcatttcagtcgtgtctgaccctttgagaccccatggactgtagcccaccaggttcctctgtccatggaattttccaggaaagaatactggagtgggttgccatttcctactccaggggatcttgccagcccagggatcaagtgtgtcttgcaggcagattctttactgttgagccactgtTAAAGCCCTGTATATAGTAATTAATCCTATTGGATTTCCCAGATGAGTTGAAATGTAAACTGACAGGTTTTGAAAACAGGGTTCTAAGAGGGGGTTTCTTAAtccaatttattttcatttgttgattCAACAAATAGACCTGAATCCACTGAAAACTGATTATACCCAAGAGGGTATGCCCTTGACTGCAGGCATCTATGGAATGATGGAGAGCAAGAGGAAGTTGGGGGTGATGTAGAGTCCAATCTTTTATCCACTGCTTGTCACTTGTCTGTACTATGGCAAATCAGTTCATCTCCTGGAAATCAGTGAAAGGGGGAGTTAATACCTACCTCACCAGGTTTTGTGGCGATATGCCTTAACATCCAAATAACCCTTAAATACATCTGAAATATGCTAGCATCCCTGGAAAGAGTTGAACTGTACTAGTGAACAGGTGCTCAATGATGTTCTATAAAATGAATTCCTTCATTTACTCTCCTTTCTTTCTAATTGTTTCTCCCTGATCCTGGAGTGGAAGCTAGCAGAATGAATGGCCACCTGAGACTGAGGATTTAGGGCAGCCTAGGTGGGGTTATAGAACTGTTCAGCATCCCCATGGTGAATTTCCCCAGAAGCAGTAGTTTGCACTCACACTTCATCAAAACGCACTTCAACATTGTTATTACCAAAATGAAGTTCAGGGTACCTTGCttagaataaatagataaaaatcttGGATTTTAAGCATAATTTCAAAGTTGACAAATTAGCTCTTAGAAATCAGCTTATCAAATGACTTTGAAACTGATAATATACCACAGAAGTGACAAAGCCAGAAGGTCCAAAGCCAGTGACTAGCTGGGCTCAGACAAGGGCCAAGATGTCCTGACTTCTGCAGAGGACTGACCTACCCTTTGTTTTTTCGTTCAGCAATTAGATGTTGAGTTCTTACTCTGAGTAAGAATGGTACCAAGGTCAGGGGACAAAGCTATAAACAAGACAAAGTTCCTGTTCTCCCagtagttaatttttgtgagggTATCAAACCAAAGTCAAATTTTGTTATTATAGTTTGAGGTGACCATCATGAAGACAGTAAATTATGGAGGGTGATAGAGATCCTGTGGGTTGGGGAGGTGGCAAGTGGGACGTTCTCAGAGACAGAGTGGTCAGAAAAGTCTTAAGACCTGAGGAAGGAATCATCCACAAGAGAAATCTGACCTATCCAAATAACTGCATAATATGGACATGTGACTCATCAACACCTCCAAACCAGAATTCTTGATTTTCTCCTCCCAAATCTCTTCCTCCCCCGATATTTCTTATCTCACTAAATGGcaccatcttttctttctttcactcagaCCAGAAACCTGGAATCAGCTTTaacttctctctcacacacactccaCTTTTCTTAGATGtaaatgtcacctccttagaGCATCCTCCACCGgccttcatatttttaaaaagcataattgtCGCTGGCACTGCTTTATTCTTCTCCATAGCACTTATCACTACTTACATTATACTATAGACTTattagtttttattcattttttttccactggaaTGTATGCTTTATAAAGatagatttgtttatttattcagtgcTCTATTTCCAGTGCCtagaaaagagtctgacatatagtagatactcaataagtATTGATTGAGTGTTGAATGAATAGAGGAAGAGATGGGATAAATAGAGGAGAGTAGAGGACCTAGGACCAAGAATTGAGACAATCCAACATTTGGAAAtatagaggaggaaatgtcagTGTAGGGGATGGAGAAGCAGCAGCCAGTGAGGAAGGGGAGAGGCCAGGGTAGCATGGAGTCCTGGAAGGCAAGATAGGAACGTATtccaagaagaagaagatattcaGCTCATTTACATCCCGCTGGAAagtctagagaaatgaaaacagagaaatgcCTATTGACATTGGGAAGGTGAAGGTCAGTGGTGAACTTGACAGCAGAAAGTCCAAGAGAATAGTGACATTAGGAATCAAACTAGAACGGATTAAAACATGAGTGGAAGGAGAGAGTGTACAGACAAAGTTTTGTacgaggaaaagagagaaaaagagttgTAGCAGGAAGAGAATAGAGTCAAAGgataataattgttttaaaaaatttttttaagatttttttcatgtggaccatttttaaagtctttatggaatttgttacaatattgcttctgtcttatatgttttggtttttttggcctgaaggcatgtgggatcttagctccctgaccaggaattgaacctgcatcccctgcattggaagatgaagtgttaaccactggaccaccagggaagtctcacattttgttttaatctgaaaTAATCCAACATGTGTTTGCAATTTCTGGGATGGAGGGAGATATTgataatgaagagaaagaaaaccggCAATAATTATGGAAGTACAGTCTTATAAAAGCAAGAGAGGGTCCAGAACACCAGTGGTTAGAAACAGGGTAAAGAATACACATTCCTGGTGCATCTCTTGTTCCGTAGCTCCATTCTGCCATCCATGCATCATTCCATCCTGGGGCAGCTCACACTTGTAGTCTGAGGATGCCGGGACTACCCTCTGATTTCTCATCAGAGACCAGGCTGGACAGAAGGCCTTGCTTCTACATACATTCCCGTAAGACTAAGAATGAATTTCCCTGGAAAACCCCAGCGAACTTCTCCACGAGTTTTATTGGCACAAATTGGATCTGTCGCTGAGTATGAGGTCAGTGTCTACTGAGGCCCATGCTTCCTCCTTTTAGGAAATAAGACAGGAAATGATGGGGAGtattaaaagaaaccaaaagcctgatgctggaaagacttcGCTTCAAATCTCGGCTCTGCTGCCAACTAATTGTTTGATCTTGGGGCAAATGTTTAACTTCTTTGAATTGAggtttttgccttttctaaaatactGAGTGTgaagacgtgtgtgtgtgctcagttgctcagtcatttccagctcttttgcgaccccatggactgtagcctgccaggctcctctgtccatggcattttccaggcaagaatactggagtgggttaccatttcctcctcaaggggatcttcccgacccggggatcaaaccctcatctcctggaTCTACTGTGTGAAGATGGCCAGGGTTAAAATAGAGAATTCCATTTCATCCCAGGAAGCTTTGCATTAACAGAGGGAGGGGCCcttctgttttcaaatatattgtgAACACCCTTCTTTAGCGCTTGCTGATGAGTATCATTTTGCTGAATGGTTTTATGTTCACCTATGGTTCTAGTCTTAAGTCTGTACAAAGGGCAGGCTACTGGGAACCTGTCTGGGTGGCTGCACTAAGTGACATAAATACAAGAATTGCATCTTTCCATTCCACTGGTTGTGCCCTTCAGACTCCATCTGCCGTGTTCCCAAGAGAGGAACAACAGCTCCGCTGATGTGTGCTTCTCAAATCCAGCCATTACCACGAGGAGGTTTCATCGTTTGTGAACAGCAAGTCCTTGATAAATATCCCCAGTGATCAGACACTGTTTGTCTTGATATAGAAAATCCAAACTTTATTTTACTTGGCAAAAAGAACAGGATTTATTTTGCAGATTgctaacacttttaaaaaaagaagcagtgtCTCCTGTCTTCACCTGTCTGTCAGGAAACAGTGCCTCGTTTTTCAGAACTGCCCTCACAATGCTCAGgatccttccctcttcctcctcctggtcACTGTGGCTAGAGCCACCCTCTTTCCTGCACTTAGGCTGCTCTGCATTGCCTCTTCACCATcatcaaacttttaatttttaatttgaaatacttTCAGGTTTATAGAACAGTTGCAAAAACGGTACTAAAAACTCCCGTATACCCTTCACCCAcccaaattctccaagtgataacattttccatatttttatcattatcattatttatttataatctatgtatccatctgtctttttttgtttttcctgaaagaTTTCGGAATAAGTTGTGTACACGTGCCATTTTACCCCTCAAAGCTACTTTAAGGGCATAATATGCTGACAGCGAAAAGGCCCCTACTCACCCCTCTGTGTAGAGAACCCCTGctctaatttgtttttgtttttggccatgtcCCACAGCATGGGGGATCATagttcccaaaccaaggattgaaccctcaccccctatATTGGAAgtctgagtcttaaccactgcaccatcagggaagttcacCTCTGACCTTTCCTGAGAACCTCTGACATCTGGACCAATGATGGGCACCAATGACAGTGCTAATAGCTCTGTTGGCAAAACTTAATTTCCCGCTTTTAAgatgaaaacataaataagtaTATTGATATCTTCTTCTCTGAAATGGATTATCTTTCCCCTAGCGTGCATAGAGTCCATAGAATCTAATCCTCTAGATTTTTAATTGTCAAGGAGATCAAGTACTCATTAGGAAGATGAATCTACTTATTCCATAAAAGAAATTGCTTTGATCCTTAATAGAGAAATCAGAGAATTCTAATACAAACAGAGAAATTCATAGAGAATGAGCAGAGAGTGTAAATGTTAGACTTTTTGAGGCTagtaaattgccaacatccattgactcatagaagaaagcaagagaattccaggaaaacatctacttttgctttattgactatactaaagcctttgactgtgtggatcacaacaaactgtggaaaattcttaaagagatgggaatatcagaccaccttacctgccccctgtgaaacctgtatgcaggtcaagaagcaatagtcagaactagacatgaaacaacagactggttccaaactaggaaaggagttagtcaaagctgtgtattgtcatcctgcttatttaacttatatgcagagtacatcatgagaaacgctgggctggatgaagcacaagctggaatcaaaaatatcaataacctcagatatgcagatgacaccactgttatggcagagagcaaagaggaactaaacagcctctttatcaaagtgaaagaggcaagtgaaaaaactggcttaaaactcaacattcaaaaaatgaagatcatggcacctggtcctatcacttcatgcaaatagatggggaaataatggaaacagtgagagacttcattttcttgggctccaaaatcactgccgatggtgactgcagtcatgaaattaaaagacactgatccttggaagaaaagctatgacaaacctaaacagagtattaaaaagcagagacattattttgccaacaaagatccacctagtcaaagctatggtttttccagtagtctcgtatggatgtgagagttggaccataaagaaagctgagcaccaaagaaatgatgcttttgagctgtggtgttggagaagactcttgagaatcccttggactgcaaggagatcaaaccagtcaatcctaaaggaaatcaatcctgaatatccattggaaggactgatgtcaaaactgaagctccaatactttggccacctgatgtgaagaactgactcattggaaaagaccctcgtgctgggaaagactgaaaacaggagaagggaatggcagaggatgagatggttggctggcatcactgactcaatggacataaggtTGAGTGAGTtctgggatatggtgaaggacagggaagcctggtgtgctgcagtccatgggtcacaaagagttggacccgactgagcgactgaacaacaacaaagcacagTAAATGTCTGAGGCTTGAaccgggttggccaaaaagttcattcctaTTTTTCTAAACATTGTATcaaaaaaaccaaatgaactttttggccaacccaatacttgtGACTTGCCTGACAAGTGATTTCTGACCATTCTCTTCTAATGAGTACTGTGTCCCGTATTTGGATCAGTAGTGGATATTTACTGATAATTACTCCTTGTGGCAGCAGTATCTTGATTTTCTTAAGTGGCATCACTCTACGAGTTCTCTCAGTTGATATGTTTCAGGTGATTCTGCATTGTTTCAGAGGCAGGCCTGACTCCGGCCTGGCCAATGAGAGTATTTCTTATTCTTGGCCTCAATGATTGGTTTGAGGATGGAACTGTGATCCAGTGAGGCTCGCGTTTGGTTCAGTGAGATTCAAACCTAGGAGTTGTGttgagaagtgaaagtcactcagtcatgtttgactctttgcaaccccacggactatacagtccat
This sequence is a window from Odocoileus virginianus isolate 20LAN1187 ecotype Illinois chromosome 6, Ovbor_1.2, whole genome shotgun sequence. Protein-coding genes within it:
- the LOC110152717 gene encoding C2 calcium-dependent domain-containing protein 4A is translated as MGLLGKLRASAAGSAPLEPAFSNVLTPNRIPEFFIPPRLPTPYAPESSPSAAALPRRCAAEPDLWLRGADDGAGRTDWDPRSQAALSLPHLPRARTAYGFCALLESPHTRRKESLFLGGPGIAALPPAPRPRAHTYGGGGGDPPMAPGARAPIATPKAHGSPSPSLDTLAPPPRCRRLLRAPEGLLRRALRAGRSRGLTRARSVSSGDGEDDDEDERRASSESPTRAPVPSLSPHRDPRPERLEAEGTVTLGRAGGALRLAAEYNRASGRLRVRLLRAEGPAGGAAEPRAPVGCRISFVLKPRGAVVRRSRRAVLEQDLCLDGLSEDEVRRLAVRVKAENRGRGLERGRLLGQGELLLGPLLLL